The stretch of DNA TATTGCGGTAAACTGTGGAGCCATACCAGAAGGAACTATCGATTCTGAACTATTTGGACATGAAAAAGGTGCTTTTACAGGTGCTGATAAAACACGTAAAGGTTATTTTGAAGTTGCCAATGGAGGTACTATCTTTTTAGATGAAGTTGGAGAATTACCTCTTTCAACACAAGTTAGGTTATTACGTGTCTTAGAAACAGGTGAATTTATAAAGGTAGGTTCTTCTCAACCACAAAAAACAGATGTTCGAGTAGTAGCAGCAACCAATGTTAATGTATTAGATGCTGTTAAAAAAGGGAAATTCAGAGAAGATTTATATTACCGTTTAAATACAGTTCAAATCGACTTACCTCCTTTGAGAGAACGAAAAGAAGATATCCCTTTATTATTTAGAAAGTTTGCTTCTGATTTTGCCGACAAATATCGAATGCCTTCTATTCAACTTGATCCCGAAGCCACACAATATTTGATTAATTATCGTTGGCCAGGAAACATTCGTCAGCTCCGAAACTTTGTCGAACAAATTTCGGTTATTGAAGAAAATCGTCTACTATCATTAGAAAAAATACGCGAATATTTACCTTATGATGGACATCACTTACCTATTTTAAGTGAAAATTCGAAAAACGCCACTCATTCTAAAGAAGATTTTAGTAATGAACGTGAATTATTATACAAAGTCTTATTTGACATGAAAAAAGACTTAAATGATTTAAAATCATTAACCTTAGATTTAATGCAAAATCGTGGAAATTTTGATATTAATGAAAAAAATGAACAATTAATCAAACGTGTTTTTCAAGATCATCCTACAGAAGAAAAAACCTCAAATGATTTTTATGAAGTTCAGCCTCGTATCCAACATACATCACCATCTTATGATGTGAATGATTTCGATTATGAAGAAGCTCAACTTTCAGAAGAATCTTTATCTTTACAAGAAAAAGAAGAAGAACTTATCAAAAAAGCTCTTCAAAAAAACAATGGAAAACGTAAAGATGCAGCTCGAGAGCTTGGCATTTCGGAGCGTACGCTATATCGTAAAATAAAACAATTTGGAATATAAACGAATGAAGAATTTAGAATTAAAAATGAAGAATCACAAAAAAAATCAGAAATTGAAAATCTTTTTTCTTTTTTCTTTTATCCTTTCTCTTTTTATCTTAAATGGTTGTTATTCTTTAAATGGATCTTCTTTGGATCCATCGATTAAAACAGTTCAAATTGATCTTTTTCCAAATTATGCTCCTTTACAAAATGTAACATTAAGCCAAAATTTCACCAACGATTTACGTGACCGTTTTCAACAAAGGACTCCTTTAGATGTTGTTGATAATAATGGTGACATATCCATTTCAGGTGAAATAACCGATTATAGAGAAAGTTACACTACCGTTACTTCAAACGAACAAGCACAACAAAACCGTTTAACTATAAAGATTAAGGTAAACTATGTCAATAATCTAGATGATACTAAAAGTTTTTCTAAAACCTTTCAAGATTACGAAGATTATCCAGGAAACCAAACTTTAACTCAAGTTGAAGGAACAGTTGTTCCTGATATCACTGAACGAATTATTGACCAAATATATAATGCCATAGTTACAGATTGGTAAACATGACAAAAGAAGAGTTTCATAAAATAATGGATCATCCTTTTGATTTAACACAAGAGGAAACTAATTCAATTAATAAACTAATTGAAAAACATCCTTATTTTCTAACTGCAAGACTTCTCTCACTTCGTGGTATAAAAAATCATGCTGCAGAAAACTATAATGAATCTTTAAAAAAAGTAGCTTCTTATTCCACTGATAGAACCCTATTATTCGATTATATTACACATAAAAAAATATTAGAAAAAAATATTTTAGAAGAGGCTCAAAAGGCAAAAGAAATAACCACTTCATCTATTCATCAAGAGAATACAAATTCAGAAGAAGCTTTTATTAATCCAGCAAAACCCAAAGAATTTAATAAAAATGAATTTCACTCTTTTTCACAATGGTTAAAAATATCAACACAAAATTTAGAAGATGAATCAATCAATCAAAATGCTAAATTTTCAGCTATTGATCGATTTATTGAATTAAACCCAAAACTTTCCCCTATTAAAGATCGACAAAAAAATATTGATATCGCATTGAACAGTATCACTGAGAATCAAAATTTAATGACCGAAACTTTAGCTAAAATATACGTTGAACAAAAAAAGTATGATAAAGCAATTCAAGCTTTTAAAATATTA from Flavobacteriaceae bacterium UJ101 encodes:
- a CDS encoding transcriptional regulatory protein FlbD (Activation of sigma-54-dependent flagellar gene promoters and strong negative autoregulatory effects on its own promoter. The synthesis and function of FlbD in C.crescentus is controlled by an internal cell-cycle clock. Contains 1 response regulatory domain; Contains 1 sigma-54 factor interaction domain.); amino-acid sequence: MQNLQPIKQRFSIMGNDPGLNRALQKSVQVAPTDISVLVIGESGVGKEFIPKIIHSLSNRKHNQYIAVNCGAIPEGTIDSELFGHEKGAFTGADKTRKGYFEVANGGTIFLDEVGELPLSTQVRLLRVLETGEFIKVGSSQPQKTDVRVVAATNVNVLDAVKKGKFREDLYYRLNTVQIDLPPLRERKEDIPLLFRKFASDFADKYRMPSIQLDPEATQYLINYRWPGNIRQLRNFVEQISVIEENRLLSLEKIREYLPYDGHHLPILSENSKNATHSKEDFSNERELLYKVLFDMKKDLNDLKSLTLDLMQNRGNFDINEKNEQLIKRVFQDHPTEEKTSNDFYEVQPRIQHTSPSYDVNDFDYEEAQLSEESLSLQEKEEELIKKALQKNNGKRKDAARELGISERTLYRKIKQFGI